The Betta splendens chromosome 24, fBetSpl5.4, whole genome shotgun sequence DNA window cttgcgacacgcccagaaaacacagcgtttgctgatggagagtgaaaaccacacattgacaggggcagtgtggacgatctaaagggttttatgggatgaaaatttacagagaccttactgagacattaaagtctaatattttttagaatgaaaagcatgatatgactcctttaaactGCTGGTTTAATGGACCCGTATATCGTTAAGTTTATTATAAAAAGGACCACTTCACGTCTGCCATGATTAACAGCCAGCTAAAGAAATAAGGACACAAGTGAAATAAACCAGGCCTCCGTAAGATACATCGCTCCTTTCCAGATTTATTCTTCTTTACATAGTGATGCAGCAGTTTAGTAAAATAAACCAAAAGTCCTGCACAGAGATCCAGATGTGTCAAACCTCTTTAAAGTCTGCATGGTAAACCTGAAGAACATTTCCTCTCTCACTTGCTCATCTCCTTCTGAACCTCAGAGAAGATCTCCTCCTCTAGTTTGGTCGTGTCGTACTCCTTCAGCATGTCGTACTCCTGCCAGGGCTGCGCCCACTTCTGAGCGTGCTCCATCTGCTCTGGGGTCAGGCACAGGTCAAATCGGATGCCCTTGATGTTGAACTTGGGTCGCTCCCAGCGTTTGGACCACGGCTTGGGGCGCATCCTCACTTTGGTCTGGAGAACGGACAGAGGTCTTGCAGTCAGTTAAATGATTCATAATCAGTAGTTTATATTTacgccacatacagtatgtggactcCATATTCACCTTGTTTACAGGCACCTCTCCAGTGGGGGAGACGTGTACTGGTTTCATGTCTGGATCCACCTTGCTGTATTCCGGCAGAGCGTCTCTCAGGTACATCAGGTCGTCATCCAACCTTTTCTCCAGCTTCAGCACTTCAATCTTTTGTATACGAGGACTGTACAGCTCGTAGCAGATCTCTACACCTGGAAATATACCAGATGGAAATGGGTTTCACCtgaactaataaaaaaataaataaacgtaatttaaaaaaaataaacgttACCTTGGTTTTCTATGATGTTCCTCAGAACAAACGTGGCTCCCAGGCCCTTCCCACTGCGCTTGATGCAGATGCCAACAAAGCGGTGTGTCTTCCCACTGGCGTTGGGGTCGGCCATGATGACAG harbors:
- the mrpl19 gene encoding 39S ribosomal protein L19, mitochondrial — encoded protein: MAACRKGLDRVLFSLSLLRAHNFHNERFLSTSLCRLAAENSSEPPKFTPPPRPVIIDKTQAAASLRKFLSPEFVPPRQRTVPFKFSIERQDMIRRRKVLDIPEFYVGSILAVIMADPNASGKTHRFVGICIKRSGKGLGATFVLRNIIENQGVEICYELYSPRIQKIEVLKLEKRLDDDLMYLRDALPEYSKVDPDMKPVHVSPTGEVPVNKTKVRMRPKPWSKRWERPKFNIKGIRFDLCLTPEQMEHAQKWAQPWQEYDMLKEYDTTKLEEEIFSEVQKEMSK